Proteins encoded within one genomic window of Kibdelosporangium phytohabitans:
- a CDS encoding LamG domain-containing protein, with protein sequence MRRRIAVLGLVAAQTVLGLVVTGTGVAQAAPVDQSPLARAKATGQRVELPGRTTATGQAFVNPDGTTTMEQHVVPVRGRKDGKWAPIDTSLRFSGSGVVQAAGAVETSFSPGGSGAMVRIAEGDKYVEMTWPRPLPKPELAKDTALYRDVLPGVDLKLRAVPQGFAKVLVVKDRRAAGNPELAKLSFGIRSGGVSVRRTSESTVEAADASGGVVFRAGQARMWDSGTAKKRSAVPVELAGDRIAVVPDQSLLTAPDTTYPVEIDPDWSAGRAAWAMVYGVPDRFRSQAYWFGDGDNIAKVGYSAWESPVVQARSFFQFDTAGLIGKNILGAEFNALETYAPSCKAKPVILNETGAIHPGTTWINQPWIGQQLGSHNVAAGYDASCPAKWLGFDVVKAVRNSANPLGPSNTTTVALIAADEGPGASLWWKKFDPNNVKLSVTYNTVPNAPLYKTTDGKECKVVPNQSYITRTGPTLKAIPTDPDGGGVKVEFEWYVKNGAHKGGTTTLSQSSGSTFGVTIPATAFKNGETISWRARTTDTIDTSAWSNWCDATIDTDRPAKPPLVSSPDFPRDGVGGGLGQTGRFLLEPNGVTDVVAYEYDLHDQPQRRVEAGPDGKATALVTPPDDTYYDLYVRSVDRAGNISDRSEPYHFRPGAGTPPVNAWRLNGYYGDLNAFDSSGNGNHGKLSASGASWTTGRQDDAVVFNGSGYVATTKPAVRTDATFTVAAWVRTDATPTGWQAVVSQDGPQVSGFFLEMDPATRKWVFALPSTQAPDSPRRFAEADRPVVVGRWTHLVGVFDQATGTVSLYVDGVKQARTGVQTTPWNATGGVQIGRLWYASRYTDLFHGAVDEVRFYSRMLSEKEVHALATAPTTGEGAWTLDGGGKDFSGNNRVAAPAGGVTWSPVAAVGTGSVALDGTSGYLDTQQQAVRTDNSFTVSAYARITGDTGDWQTVVSQDGPKASGFSLRYRSDTKRWSFGVSTADADLPATVAADSAQEAAVGEWTQLTGVYDEAKRQIRLYVNSAISASTPIPPDKRFTHVPGSLVIGRAKLAGKPGRFLKGSVDHVTAYTGVRTEDQIKEDARTPPLPHPTVYSGQFTRWVANGGEHTFTLGEPVRGARFEAGLGFPAEQGAPDTRMLYSCLSGADEFPSTDPACEQKRVNGEIGLVYTVPPANVATTPIHRCKVTRNGERFASRHADCEGQTNEGLLGHAKAYQYLTRYRDIDGLGERRSGAHRVPASYRPDISLGVIATGHLPGTVGLRVCQDGTDTFLSVQDDCEGKQHVEWTGAIWSSPPPDAESAQLLRCRVTGAGELFESLDPGCEGQAIDRSLGYVLVRP encoded by the coding sequence ATGAGAAGACGGATCGCGGTTCTGGGGCTGGTCGCGGCCCAAACGGTGCTCGGACTGGTGGTCACGGGTACCGGTGTCGCCCAGGCGGCACCGGTGGACCAGAGCCCGCTCGCACGGGCGAAGGCAACAGGGCAACGGGTCGAGCTGCCCGGACGGACCACGGCGACCGGGCAGGCTTTCGTCAACCCGGACGGCACGACGACCATGGAACAACACGTCGTGCCGGTCCGCGGCCGCAAGGACGGCAAGTGGGCACCGATCGACACTTCGTTGCGATTCAGCGGTTCCGGCGTCGTCCAGGCCGCCGGTGCCGTGGAAACGTCCTTCTCCCCCGGCGGATCGGGCGCGATGGTGCGGATCGCGGAGGGCGACAAGTACGTCGAGATGACCTGGCCGCGGCCGCTGCCCAAGCCGGAGCTGGCCAAGGACACGGCGCTGTACCGGGACGTGCTCCCAGGCGTCGACCTGAAGCTGCGCGCAGTGCCGCAGGGCTTCGCGAAGGTGCTCGTGGTCAAGGACCGCAGGGCCGCGGGGAACCCGGAACTGGCCAAGCTCTCGTTCGGCATCCGGTCGGGCGGGGTGTCGGTCCGCCGCACCTCGGAGAGCACGGTCGAGGCCGCGGACGCGTCCGGCGGGGTGGTGTTCCGCGCCGGGCAGGCACGGATGTGGGACAGCGGCACGGCGAAAAAGCGCTCCGCGGTGCCGGTCGAACTGGCCGGTGACCGGATCGCGGTGGTGCCGGACCAGTCGCTGCTCACCGCGCCGGACACCACCTACCCGGTGGAGATCGATCCGGACTGGAGCGCGGGCCGCGCGGCCTGGGCGATGGTGTACGGCGTCCCGGACCGCTTCCGGTCGCAGGCCTACTGGTTCGGCGACGGCGACAACATCGCCAAGGTCGGCTACAGCGCGTGGGAGTCCCCCGTCGTCCAGGCCCGCAGTTTCTTCCAGTTCGACACCGCCGGCCTGATCGGCAAGAACATCCTGGGCGCCGAGTTCAACGCGCTGGAGACCTACGCGCCCAGCTGCAAGGCGAAGCCGGTCATCCTCAACGAGACCGGGGCGATCCACCCCGGTACCACCTGGATCAACCAGCCATGGATCGGGCAGCAGCTCGGCAGCCACAACGTCGCCGCGGGCTACGACGCCTCCTGTCCGGCCAAGTGGCTGGGATTCGACGTGGTGAAGGCGGTACGCAACTCCGCGAACCCCCTTGGGCCGTCGAACACCACGACCGTCGCTCTCATAGCAGCTGACGAGGGCCCGGGCGCGAGCCTGTGGTGGAAGAAGTTCGACCCCAACAACGTGAAGCTCTCGGTCACCTACAACACGGTCCCGAACGCGCCGCTGTACAAGACGACCGACGGCAAGGAGTGCAAGGTCGTCCCGAACCAGTCGTACATCACCCGGACCGGTCCGACCCTGAAGGCGATCCCCACCGACCCGGACGGCGGCGGCGTCAAGGTCGAGTTCGAGTGGTACGTCAAGAACGGCGCACACAAGGGCGGCACGACAACGCTCAGCCAGTCCTCCGGCAGCACGTTCGGGGTCACCATCCCGGCGACGGCGTTCAAGAACGGCGAGACGATCTCCTGGCGTGCCAGGACAACCGACACGATCGACACCAGTGCGTGGTCGAACTGGTGTGACGCGACCATCGACACGGACAGGCCGGCGAAGCCACCGTTGGTGTCCTCACCGGACTTCCCGCGTGACGGCGTCGGCGGTGGCCTGGGCCAGACAGGCAGGTTCCTGCTCGAACCCAACGGTGTCACCGATGTGGTCGCCTACGAGTACGACCTGCACGACCAGCCCCAACGCCGGGTCGAGGCCGGACCGGACGGCAAGGCGACAGCGCTGGTCACACCTCCTGACGACACCTACTACGACCTGTACGTGCGCAGCGTGGACCGAGCGGGCAACATCAGCGACCGGTCCGAGCCTTACCACTTCCGGCCCGGTGCCGGAACGCCACCGGTCAACGCCTGGCGGCTCAACGGCTACTACGGCGACCTCAACGCGTTCGACAGCTCCGGCAACGGCAACCACGGCAAGCTCAGCGCGTCCGGGGCGAGCTGGACCACCGGGCGGCAGGACGACGCCGTCGTGTTCAACGGCAGCGGGTACGTCGCCACGACCAAACCCGCTGTTCGGACGGACGCGACGTTCACCGTCGCCGCGTGGGTCCGTACCGATGCGACGCCGACCGGCTGGCAAGCGGTGGTGAGCCAGGACGGCCCGCAGGTCAGCGGATTCTTCCTGGAGATGGACCCGGCCACGCGCAAGTGGGTGTTCGCGCTGCCCTCGACACAGGCCCCGGATTCGCCGCGCCGGTTCGCCGAGGCGGACAGGCCGGTGGTGGTCGGCCGCTGGACGCATCTCGTTGGCGTGTTCGACCAGGCCACCGGCACGGTCTCGCTGTATGTCGACGGCGTCAAGCAGGCGAGAACCGGCGTGCAGACAACGCCGTGGAACGCGACCGGCGGCGTCCAGATCGGACGCCTCTGGTACGCGAGCAGGTACACGGACCTCTTCCACGGCGCGGTCGACGAGGTCCGCTTCTACAGCAGGATGTTGTCGGAGAAGGAGGTACACGCGTTGGCCACGGCACCGACCACCGGTGAAGGGGCGTGGACCCTTGACGGTGGCGGCAAGGACTTCTCCGGCAACAACCGCGTGGCGGCTCCCGCCGGTGGCGTGACGTGGTCGCCGGTGGCCGCGGTCGGTACCGGATCCGTCGCGCTGGACGGGACGTCCGGGTACCTCGACACCCAGCAGCAGGCGGTCCGCACGGACAACAGCTTCACCGTCAGCGCCTACGCCCGGATCACCGGCGACACCGGCGACTGGCAGACAGTCGTGAGCCAGGACGGCCCGAAGGCGTCCGGGTTCTCGCTGCGGTACCGTTCGGACACCAAACGCTGGTCCTTCGGTGTGTCCACAGCGGACGCCGACCTGCCCGCCACCGTGGCCGCGGACTCGGCGCAGGAAGCGGCCGTCGGCGAGTGGACACAGCTCACCGGCGTGTACGACGAGGCCAAGCGGCAGATCCGGCTGTACGTCAACAGCGCGATCTCCGCGTCCACGCCGATCCCGCCGGACAAGCGGTTCACGCACGTGCCCGGTTCGCTGGTGATCGGCCGCGCGAAACTGGCGGGCAAACCGGGCCGGTTCCTCAAGGGCAGCGTGGACCACGTGACCGCGTACACCGGTGTGCGCACCGAGGACCAGATCAAGGAGGACGCCAGGACACCACCGCTGCCCCACCCGACGGTCTACAGCGGACAGTTCACCCGCTGGGTGGCCAACGGCGGCGAGCACACCTTCACCCTCGGTGAACCGGTGCGCGGCGCGAGGTTCGAGGCAGGGCTCGGTTTCCCGGCGGAGCAGGGCGCGCCGGACACCCGGATGCTGTACTCCTGCCTGTCCGGCGCGGACGAGTTCCCGTCGACCGACCCGGCCTGCGAACAGAAACGCGTCAACGGCGAAATCGGACTGGTCTACACGGTGCCGCCCGCGAACGTCGCGACGACACCGATCCACCGGTGCAAGGTGACCCGCAACGGAGAGCGGTTCGCCTCACGGCACGCGGATTGCGAGGGGCAGACGAACGAAGGCCTTCTCGGGCACGCGAAGGCGTACCAGTACCTCACCAGGTACAGGGACATCGACGGCCTCGGCGAACGCCGCTCAGGTGCACACCGCGTACCCGCCAGCTACCGCCCGGACATCTCGCTGGGCGTGATCGCCACCGGACACCTGCCCGGAACCGTCGGCCTCCGCGTGTGCCAGGACGGCACGGACACGTTCCTGTCCGTGCAGGACGACTGCGAGGGCAAGCAGCACGTGGAGTGGACTGGTGCGATCTGGTCATCGCCGCCACCCGATGCCGAGTCGGCGCAACTGCTGCGGTGCAGG
- a CDS encoding RHS repeat-associated core domain-containing protein produces the protein MRAVVLSTALVAALVVALPLPSSAAVKVADPQKVPPVPGTTVAVKPPPANTAVAFQGAPAPVWPSATGAELSLTQAKATQAGVSPVFVAGTGAVRVQVMDQAESAKAGIAGLLVKAARTDKSTGAVSLSVDYNGFRGAYGGDWASRLRLVRPGSPDVLPQHNDTKAGRLTGQVEIGSADTVFAVTAAPEGASGTYTATSLAESGQWKVSQQTGSFSWSYPMRVPPAPGGLEPQVGLGYDSGSVDGRVPTANNQTSWLGEGWNYAAGFIERRYKGCLDDMKDGNNTVKTGDQCWFNDNATLSMGSQSGQLVRVGTTNQWRLKNDDGSKLELLTGVDNGDDNGEHWKLTTTDGTQYFFGRNKIPDGRPDTNSAWTVPVAGNHKDEPCRKDTFDASFCDQAYRWNLDYVVDTHGNTMIYTYAKEANKYARNLGKSAAPYTRGGSLLRIDYGTRAGDGSPAPAQVVFQPNDRCLPGKDCGKRTKDSWPDVPWDRQCDTATCGDRNSPAFFTTQRLASVTTQIRDGSGYKPVERWSLNHSYPLPGDGQDPALWLDSIGHEGLVGTVAKASPVTFILDPNTKTNRVNSAPDGLPLGNKHRIKYILTESGGQIDINYRKPECAAGATPAPDTNTKLCFPVRWAPDKVSPVDDWFHKYVVESIAQIDRVGGAPTQFTSYDYEDGGAWAYNNDPIVDAKYRSWSQWRGYKSVRVRQGDPRNPGNPTESATRYHYFRGMHGDKVGTGGTRSVQIAGRDDVEPLAGFLREEIAYQKLDGAELSATVTTPKVFQPSAVQGDLRAVMVKPETVATRTTLAEGPQRKTESSTTYDEYGFPKDVNDLGDLGNPDDDRCTHTSYARKLGTWQLSLVSREETVGVKCSTNPVFPRDAISDTRTYYDGKALHAEPEAGNATKVEKRVSYGTATDFVPTARSSHDRYGRVVELVDAADKKSTTKYTPDVGLATSITETNALEHTTVTQLNPAWNLPTRVEGPNKERTDTQYDGLGRTQQVWAPGRSKDDGWGATARFAYTVTPDKAPSVRTEQLKPNGNYVTSYALFDGFLRERQTQEPSPQGGRKLTDIFYDTRGLVERKNAAYFNDQSGPADSLFSPDDAKIPAQTVTRFDGAGRPVEEIFEKNNTPQWSTLTTYGGNHITVIPPAGGTPTRTYSDAKGQQTELREYTTRDTNGPSNATKRTYTKAGKLATITDAIGNVWSHSYDVAGNLIRANDPDKGETAMAYDTMDRLVKTTDARGRITVNLYDDLGRKYETREGSTTGRKLGEWSYDKIKDGELDATTRYVGTDAYVKRTTAFDAASRPTQVELVIPPIEGQALPTTFKTSTTYLPEGSTGSVTLPKIGDLEAETVLYGYSDLGLPTSTTSGAGTYVANSAYTALNELTQLQLGTGNKRVWLTKNFEEGTRRLQQSLTEREDAVSQVDRVAYRYDPNGNVTQVDSTISGADRQCYTYDGLRRLTDAWTSTQDCAAVGTAVGGAAPYWNTYEYDAVGRRKSLVQHGLSGGADTRTTTAYPAVGQPRPHAPQSVTSSGPQRIAASGDYSYDRMGNTETKPGGQSYEWDSEGQLASATVNGLKTTYVNTLDNERLVAKQDNSTTLYLASGELKLDKATKKVTATRYYLHGGEPVAARTGKNTVTYLMNDRQGTANLTVDAATLQAAKRRFDPFGLPRGTAQVNWPGERGFVSGSTDAATGLTRLGVRDYDPATGTFVSVDPVLGQDTPQQLNAYSYAVNNPATLNDATGEAPQDKPGYCVVYWGDCGFDPVLDVKVPSGRYTPQQVKRVSKAARVGYGQKPGARKGILTPIYWNKRKNKPYPVGMSPYDLFDRVNWTDKRAMSMMQQLAEMDDCTDPGRDKSARTCTSHNTIRSQARVHNDWLNKNRPKSADVAFSVCLGASAATFAAEACVAVDTQGGVGWSAGTKRVYGPGGIVPGASAGVKMSEGNISDLGGKDSGGSVPVPYYGFDASVGKSDSGKISFGASVGTLNFSGPALEVSNSVSGYFWGGR, from the coding sequence ATGCGAGCTGTAGTCCTGAGTACCGCGCTGGTCGCGGCACTCGTGGTCGCCTTACCCCTGCCCTCGTCGGCAGCGGTGAAGGTCGCCGATCCGCAGAAGGTGCCGCCGGTACCGGGTACCACCGTCGCCGTCAAACCTCCGCCCGCCAACACCGCCGTGGCGTTCCAGGGCGCGCCTGCGCCCGTGTGGCCGTCGGCTACCGGTGCCGAGTTGTCCCTGACGCAGGCGAAGGCCACGCAGGCGGGTGTCTCGCCGGTGTTCGTGGCGGGCACGGGCGCGGTGCGTGTCCAGGTCATGGACCAGGCCGAGTCGGCCAAGGCCGGGATCGCCGGTCTGCTGGTCAAGGCGGCCAGGACTGACAAGAGCACCGGTGCGGTGTCGCTCTCGGTGGACTACAACGGCTTCCGCGGCGCCTACGGTGGTGACTGGGCGTCGCGGTTGCGGCTGGTGCGCCCGGGTTCGCCGGACGTCCTCCCGCAGCACAACGACACGAAAGCGGGCAGGCTCACCGGCCAGGTCGAGATCGGCTCGGCGGACACGGTCTTCGCGGTGACAGCGGCCCCGGAAGGGGCGTCGGGCACCTACACCGCGACGTCGCTGGCGGAGTCCGGCCAGTGGAAAGTCTCCCAGCAGACCGGCTCCTTCTCCTGGAGCTACCCGATGCGGGTCCCGCCCGCGCCGGGCGGCCTCGAGCCCCAGGTCGGCCTCGGCTACGACTCGGGATCAGTCGACGGCCGCGTCCCCACGGCGAACAACCAGACGTCCTGGCTGGGCGAGGGCTGGAACTACGCCGCCGGGTTCATCGAGCGCCGCTACAAGGGCTGTCTCGACGACATGAAGGACGGCAACAACACCGTCAAGACCGGTGACCAGTGCTGGTTCAACGACAACGCCACGCTGTCCATGGGCAGCCAGTCCGGCCAGCTGGTCCGCGTCGGCACCACGAACCAGTGGCGGCTGAAGAACGACGACGGCAGCAAGCTGGAACTGCTCACCGGCGTGGACAACGGCGACGACAACGGTGAGCACTGGAAGCTCACCACCACCGACGGGACGCAGTACTTCTTCGGGCGCAACAAGATCCCGGACGGCCGCCCGGACACGAACTCGGCGTGGACCGTGCCGGTCGCGGGCAACCACAAGGACGAGCCGTGCCGCAAGGACACGTTCGACGCGTCCTTCTGCGACCAGGCCTACCGCTGGAACCTGGACTACGTCGTGGACACGCACGGCAACACGATGATCTACACCTATGCCAAGGAAGCCAACAAGTACGCCCGCAACCTCGGCAAGTCCGCCGCGCCGTACACGCGGGGCGGCTCGCTGCTGCGGATCGACTACGGCACCCGCGCCGGTGACGGCTCCCCCGCGCCCGCGCAGGTGGTCTTCCAGCCCAACGACCGCTGTCTGCCGGGCAAGGACTGCGGCAAGCGGACCAAGGACTCCTGGCCGGATGTCCCGTGGGACCGCCAGTGCGACACGGCGACCTGCGGTGACCGGAACTCGCCCGCGTTCTTCACCACCCAGCGCCTCGCGTCGGTGACCACCCAGATCCGCGACGGTTCCGGCTACAAACCGGTGGAGCGGTGGTCGCTCAACCACAGCTACCCGCTGCCCGGCGACGGGCAGGACCCCGCGTTGTGGCTGGACAGCATCGGGCACGAGGGCCTGGTCGGCACAGTCGCCAAGGCGTCACCGGTGACGTTCATCCTCGACCCGAACACCAAGACCAACCGCGTCAACAGCGCGCCGGACGGCCTGCCGCTCGGCAACAAGCACCGGATCAAGTACATCCTCACCGAGTCCGGTGGGCAGATCGACATCAACTACCGCAAGCCCGAGTGCGCCGCGGGCGCGACGCCCGCTCCGGACACCAACACGAAACTGTGCTTCCCGGTGCGGTGGGCGCCGGACAAGGTCTCCCCCGTCGACGACTGGTTCCACAAGTACGTGGTCGAGTCCATCGCCCAGATCGACCGCGTCGGTGGCGCGCCGACCCAGTTCACCAGCTACGACTACGAGGACGGCGGCGCCTGGGCGTACAACAACGACCCGATCGTCGACGCGAAGTACCGGTCGTGGTCGCAGTGGCGCGGATACAAGTCCGTGCGCGTGCGTCAGGGCGACCCGAGGAACCCGGGCAACCCGACCGAGTCCGCCACGCGGTACCACTACTTCCGCGGCATGCACGGCGACAAGGTCGGGACCGGCGGCACCAGGTCAGTTCAGATCGCCGGACGTGACGACGTCGAGCCGCTGGCGGGCTTCCTGCGTGAGGAGATCGCGTACCAGAAGCTGGACGGCGCCGAGCTCAGCGCGACCGTGACCACTCCGAAGGTCTTCCAGCCGTCAGCGGTGCAGGGTGACCTCAGGGCCGTGATGGTCAAGCCGGAGACAGTCGCCACCAGGACCACGCTCGCCGAAGGCCCGCAGCGCAAGACCGAGTCGTCCACGACCTACGACGAGTACGGCTTCCCCAAGGACGTCAACGACCTCGGTGACCTCGGCAACCCGGACGACGACAGGTGCACGCACACCTCCTACGCCCGCAAACTCGGCACCTGGCAGTTGTCGCTGGTCAGCCGCGAGGAAACGGTGGGCGTCAAGTGCTCGACGAACCCGGTGTTCCCGCGTGACGCGATCAGCGACACCAGGACGTACTACGACGGCAAGGCGTTGCACGCCGAACCCGAGGCGGGCAACGCCACCAAGGTCGAGAAGCGCGTGTCCTACGGCACGGCGACGGACTTCGTCCCCACGGCCCGATCGAGCCACGACCGTTACGGGCGCGTGGTGGAACTGGTCGACGCGGCGGACAAGAAGTCCACGACCAAGTACACCCCGGACGTCGGGCTGGCCACGAGCATCACCGAGACCAACGCGCTCGAGCACACGACAGTCACCCAGCTCAACCCGGCGTGGAACCTGCCGACCAGGGTCGAAGGCCCCAACAAGGAACGCACCGACACCCAGTACGACGGACTCGGCCGTACCCAGCAGGTGTGGGCACCGGGCCGGTCCAAGGACGACGGCTGGGGCGCGACGGCAAGGTTCGCGTACACCGTGACGCCGGACAAGGCACCGTCGGTGCGGACCGAACAGCTCAAGCCGAACGGCAACTACGTCACCAGCTACGCGTTGTTCGACGGCTTCCTGCGTGAACGCCAGACCCAGGAACCGAGCCCGCAGGGCGGCCGCAAGCTCACCGACATCTTCTACGACACCCGTGGGCTGGTGGAGCGCAAGAACGCCGCGTACTTCAACGACCAGTCCGGTCCGGCCGACTCGTTGTTCTCACCGGACGACGCCAAGATCCCGGCGCAGACGGTGACCCGCTTCGACGGCGCCGGCCGCCCGGTCGAGGAGATCTTCGAGAAGAACAACACGCCACAGTGGTCGACGCTGACCACCTACGGCGGCAACCACATCACCGTGATCCCACCGGCAGGCGGGACACCGACCAGGACGTACTCCGACGCCAAGGGCCAGCAGACCGAGCTGCGCGAGTACACCACCAGGGACACCAACGGCCCGTCCAACGCCACGAAGCGCACCTACACCAAGGCGGGCAAGCTCGCGACCATCACCGACGCGATCGGCAACGTCTGGTCGCACTCCTACGACGTGGCGGGCAACCTGATCCGGGCGAACGACCCGGACAAGGGCGAGACGGCCATGGCCTACGACACGATGGACCGGTTGGTCAAAACGACTGACGCGCGCGGCAGGATCACCGTGAACCTCTACGACGACCTCGGTCGCAAGTACGAGACACGCGAGGGCAGCACGACCGGCCGCAAGCTCGGTGAGTGGAGCTACGACAAGATCAAGGACGGCGAGCTGGACGCGACCACGCGGTACGTCGGCACGGACGCGTACGTCAAGCGCACCACCGCGTTCGACGCGGCGTCACGGCCGACCCAGGTCGAACTGGTGATCCCGCCGATCGAGGGCCAGGCACTGCCGACCACGTTCAAGACGTCCACCACGTACCTGCCGGAGGGCAGCACCGGCTCGGTCACGCTGCCGAAGATCGGCGACCTGGAGGCCGAGACCGTCCTCTACGGCTACAGCGACCTGGGCTTGCCGACCAGCACCACCAGCGGGGCGGGCACGTACGTCGCCAACAGCGCGTACACCGCCCTCAACGAGCTCACCCAGTTGCAGCTCGGCACCGGCAACAAGCGGGTGTGGCTGACCAAGAACTTCGAGGAGGGAACCCGGCGGCTCCAGCAGTCGCTGACCGAGCGGGAAGACGCGGTCAGCCAGGTCGACCGGGTCGCCTACCGCTACGACCCGAACGGCAACGTCACCCAGGTCGACTCCACGATCTCCGGAGCGGACCGGCAGTGCTACACCTACGACGGGCTGCGCAGGCTGACCGACGCGTGGACCTCCACACAGGACTGCGCAGCCGTCGGCACGGCGGTCGGCGGAGCGGCGCCGTACTGGAACACCTACGAGTACGACGCGGTGGGCCGTCGCAAGTCCCTGGTCCAGCACGGCCTCAGCGGCGGCGCCGACACCAGGACGACCACGGCGTATCCGGCCGTGGGGCAGCCGCGTCCGCACGCGCCGCAGTCGGTGACGTCGTCCGGTCCGCAGCGGATCGCGGCGTCCGGCGACTACTCCTACGACCGGATGGGCAACACCGAGACCAAGCCCGGCGGTCAGAGCTACGAGTGGGACTCCGAAGGCCAGCTCGCCTCGGCCACGGTCAACGGTCTGAAGACCACCTACGTCAACACGCTCGACAACGAGCGGCTGGTTGCCAAGCAGGACAACAGCACCACGCTGTACCTGGCCAGCGGTGAGCTCAAGCTGGACAAGGCAACCAAGAAGGTCACCGCCACCCGCTACTACCTGCACGGCGGCGAACCGGTCGCGGCGCGTACCGGCAAGAACACCGTCACGTACCTGATGAACGACCGGCAGGGAACAGCCAACCTCACGGTGGACGCGGCCACGCTGCAAGCCGCCAAGCGCAGGTTCGACCCGTTCGGCCTGCCCCGGGGCACGGCACAGGTGAACTGGCCGGGTGAGCGCGGGTTCGTCAGCGGTTCAACCGATGCGGCGACCGGACTGACCAGGCTCGGTGTCCGGGACTACGATCCCGCGACCGGAACGTTCGTGTCGGTGGATCCGGTCCTGGGACAGGACACTCCGCAGCAGCTGAACGCGTACTCCTACGCGGTGAACAACCCGGCGACGCTCAACGACGCGACGGGTGAGGCACCTCAGGACAAGCCCGGCTACTGCGTCGTGTACTGGGGAGACTGCGGTTTCGACCCGGTGCTGGACGTCAAGGTGCCCAGCGGCCGCTACACGCCGCAGCAGGTCAAGCGCGTCTCCAAGGCGGCACGAGTCGGTTACGGACAGAAGCCCGGCGCCCGCAAGGGCATCCTGACACCGATCTACTGGAACAAGCGGAAGAACAAGCCGTATCCGGTCGGCATGAGCCCGTATGACCTGTTCGACCGGGTCAACTGGACGGACAAGCGGGCCATGAGCATGATGCAACAACTCGCCGAGATGGACGACTGCACCGACCCGGGCAGGGACAAGAGTGCCCGGACGTGCACCTCTCACAACACGATCAGAAGCCAGGCGCGGGTCCACAACGACTGGCTGAACAAGAACCGCCCCAAGAGCGCTGATGTGGCGTTCTCCGTGTGCCTCGGTGCCAGTGCGGCGACCTTCGCAGCCGAGGCGTGCGTAGCCGTCGACACTCAGGGCGGTGTCGGGTGGTCGGCCGGTACCAAGCGGGTCTACGGTCCGGGCGGCATCGTCCCGGGTGCCAGTGCGGGCGTGAAGATGTCCGAAGGCAACATCTCGGACCTCGGCGGCAAGGATTCCGGCGGGTCGGTTCCCGTTCCCTACTACGGATTCGACGCCAGCGTCGGCAAGAGCGACAGCGGCAAGATCAGTTTCGGCGCCAGTGTCGGCACTCTGAACTTCTCAGGGCCCGCTCTGGAGGTCAGCAACTCGGTTTCGGGTTACTTCTGGGGTGGCAGATGA
- a CDS encoding RICIN domain-containing protein, with product MRQRLSGIVAGVALGAAALVMTAGMANAADPAGRTIMSRDDSRCVHAVANTPAADVQVGACTVDDNSFRTVYYADAGNSEIRTASNLCVDGRAGRGGALEVQPCTGAASQRWNIVDDPATSHPFARLIKSAAHPGLVWDVHNHGAGSTVQLWDGIGGEHQSWIIARIAHPAS from the coding sequence GTGAGACAGAGGCTTTCCGGAATCGTCGCAGGGGTGGCGCTGGGGGCGGCAGCGCTGGTGATGACCGCGGGCATGGCGAACGCGGCGGACCCCGCGGGCAGGACGATCATGTCACGCGACGACTCCAGGTGCGTGCACGCGGTCGCGAACACGCCGGCCGCGGATGTGCAGGTCGGGGCGTGCACGGTCGACGACAACTCCTTCCGCACGGTCTACTACGCCGACGCCGGGAACTCCGAGATCCGAACCGCGAGCAACCTCTGCGTCGACGGCAGGGCGGGCAGGGGTGGCGCGCTGGAGGTCCAGCCGTGCACCGGTGCCGCCAGCCAGCGGTGGAACATCGTCGACGACCCGGCGACGAGCCATCCGTTCGCGAGGCTGATCAAGAGTGCGGCGCACCCCGGCCTTGTCTGGGACGTCCACAACCACGGCGCCGGTAGCACCGTTCAGCTGTGGGACGGCATCGGCGGCGAGCACCAGAGCTGGATCATCGCCAGGATCGCGCACCCGGCGTCCTGA